The Primulina huaijiensis isolate GDHJ02 chromosome 17, ASM1229523v2, whole genome shotgun sequence genome window below encodes:
- the LOC140962983 gene encoding mediator of RNA polymerase II transcription subunit 12-like, with protein MQRYHSGSCTSAVNSSAISGIQARETSRADPAAVPPNFSLNSRRSSQLAPYRLRCDKEQLNSRLGPPDFHPQSPNCPEEALTREYVQSGYRETVEGLDEAREISLSQVAAFTKPIILKSKETIRKCHRAINESRAQKRKAGQVYGVPLSGALLTKSGIFPEQRSYGEDFRKKWIEGLSQPHKRLRVLADHVPHGYRKKSLFEVLIRNNVPLLRATWFIKVTYLNQVRPATSNSSSGLHDKIHLTRSDQWTKDIIEYLQLLLDEFITRNNSHSSLNFRDRSSQMVYAGSAQQISSVMDGEEPSLYTKWWYVVRIIHWHHNEGLLVPSLIIDWVLNQLQEKELLCVLQLLLPIIYGVIETVVLSQIYVRTLAGIAVRFIREPSPGGSDLVENSRRAYTLSAVVEMLRYLILAVPDTFVALDCFPLPTSVISHMVNDGSYLSRITKDTGKPRDGKIEVARVHKDKNPEVQLESFSFHGIVSSIKKRANILSRTARPHHPGHNAAKALQLLDQALMHGDIGVSYKLLFENLWDGPVAERWLAEVSPCLHMSLKYIDTVNSSLLCSVFFICEWATCEFRDFRTVPPHGLKFSGKKDFSQIFLAMRLLKLKASNIQKYHCCDRTRKDFSGSFESPSPLHDVIVCWIDQHEVHNGEGFKRLQLLIRECMVSGIFCPPVYVRQLIVSGIMDGNGSMTDLERCKRHHKILKQLPPPYVMEVLKEAHIVESPEILEAMNVYSNERRLVLHRLSGHNKTTAKINISEKKRKDRRGSQVGNASSSSIDQWCLKGTSYSSSTNVDNDTQLEELKASISALLQFPTSFLTEAGVDESQGSLQKPVGENSKSDVTEEIAGCEECRRVKRQKLSEEQSWYAQSSLADEEELWWVRKGMKFTDTYKAEPPPKPVKLASRGRQKSGRKTQSLSQLAAARIEGSQGASTSHVSESRIGCPHHRIGFDDVAKSVGTRKPHSVDVVSIGKLLKQMRFLEKRTMAVWLISSVKQLIEEAEKTATKIGQYGRTFQAAEDRCSTRWRLGEDELSAILYIMDVCNELVSATRFLLWLLQKLPGNTSSTTPTHGRNTLMLPRAAEHHACEAGEPFLLSSIRRYENIIVAADLIPETLSATMDRCASVLASNGRLSGSPTLVYARYLLRRYSNVGSVVEWEKTFKSSCDKRLGSELESGRSLEGDCSFPLGVPNGVEDLDDYFRQKITGVRLSRVGLSMKEIAQRIVNESSHYFYNKDRKPFGPGTNKNSSMEKWDDGYKIAQQLVVGLMDCMRQTGGAAQEGDPSLVSSAIAAIVNNVGQSIARIPDLVASNYHLNAPSPSPSSPLHVARRLLRVHITCLCILKEALGDRQSRVFEVALATEASSVLMQAFAPGKAPRNHVQLSPDAHDFDTNLTNESANHFNKGILGRTARTTAAVSALIIGAILQGVASLERMVSLFKLKEGLDLIQLARSLKSNANGNARSTGVLKVENLIEVSVNWFRVLVGNCRTVSDGFIVELLGEASIVALSRMQRMLPVDLVFPPAFSIFSFVIWRPILDVSIGVREDLHQLYQSMFVTMSDAIKHLPFREICLRDTCGLYNPMSADTLVSEFVSVLESIGSDISFKIAVMIPLRSRLFLDSLIDCKMPQPVIKLDDGNWISSQGELKKLCADNVKKLMGKLIHVLDTLQPARFHWQWVELRLLLNEQAINEKMENDIPLTEAIRSFSSGSDKHAASENESNFVQIILTRLLVRPDAAPLFSEVVHLLGKSLEDSMLSQAKWLLRGWEVLYGKKSIRQKVINIAAELKEPCMKPQFWKPWGWCPPDSNPVINRAEKWKSEAGALEEGEVVDDGSDFNQFGKGPGILDVEGFIVSQQHVTERALIKLVLPCLDQGSDDLRSNFASEMIKQMSNIEQQINTVTHGIGKQAAAPVPTIGSPANKSSTRKSGKSGSPGISRQSTGSADTVPPSPAALRASLTLRLQFLLRLLPLICADREPSGRNMRYTLALVILRLLGSRVVHEDAGHFVNPAFVSSKRDVDSFMEISSTAAVLLSGDSLFDCLLLVLHVLLSSHQPSWLRFKSESKPTECSKEYAVFDREAAQSMQNDLDRMELPQTIRWRIQTAMPILRPSVQCSISCQPPSVPSDALAFLQPSHSLTMLNRSNTSPPQRNTVLPSRSTPNVKSNLQSLQQDLEMEIDRWILLEDGAGSSHPSVSSAGISGTDYTNLKASNWLRGAVRMRKTDLTYIGTVDEDS; from the exons ATGCAAAGGTATCATTCTGGTAGCTGCACCAGTGCAGTTAATAGCAGTGCAATTAGTGGGATACAAGCAAGGGAAACATCCCGTGCTGATCCGGCTGCAGTCCCTCCCAATTTTTCTCTGAATTCGAG gCGCTCATCACAGCTCGCACCGTACAGATTGAGGTGTGATAAAGAACAATTGAATTCACG GCTTGGGCCACCCGACTTCCATCCGCAATCTCCAAATTGTCCTGAGGAAGCACTTACCAGGGAGTATGTGCAATCTGGTTACAGAGAGACGGTTGAAGGACTTGAT GAAGCCAGAGAAATTTCACTATCACAGGTTGCTGCTTTTACAAAGCCTATCATTCTCAAAAGCAAAGAG ACCATTAGAAAATGTCACAGAGCCATCAACGAGTCTCGTGCTCAAAAGCGCAAG GCTGGCCAAGTTTATGGTGTTCCACTTTCTGGTGCATTATTAACTAAATCTGGCATCTTCCCCGAGCAAAGATCATATGGGGAGGACTTCCGAAAGAAATGGATTGAG GGTTTGTCTCAACCACATAAAAGATTACGTGTGTTGGCTGACCATGTTCCTCATGGTTATAGAAAGAAATCACTTTTTGAAGTTCTAATTAGAAATAATGTTCCTTTACTGAGAGCAACATGGTTCATCAAAGTAACCTATCTTAATCAG GTTCGCCCGGCCACTTCCAATAGCTCTTCAGGGTTGCATGACAAAATCCATTTGACACGTTCAGATCAATGGACAAAAGATATTATCGAATATTTGCAGCTTCTCTTGGATGAATTTATTACAAGAAACAATTCTCATTCATCTTTAAACTTTCGTGATCGGTCGTCACAAATGGTTTATGCTGGGTCAGCACAGCAAATTTCATCAGTCATGGACGGCGAGGAACCTTCTCTCTACACAAAATGGTGGTACGTGGTTAGGATTATTCATTGGCATCATAATGAAGGACTGCTTGTCCCTTCTCTTATAATTGATTGGGTCCTCAATCAACTACAG GAAAAGGAATTGCTATGTGTCCTGCAGTTGTTATTGCCCATAATATATGGTGTGATAGAAACAGTGGTTTTATCTCAGATTTATGTGCGCACTTTAGCGGGGATAGCGGTTCGTTTCATCCGAGAGCCTTCTCCTGGAGGTTCTGATCTTGTCGAGAATTCTCGGCGGGCATATACTCTTTCTGCTGTTGTTGAGATGCTTCGATATTTAATCTTAGCTGTACCCGATACTTTTGTTGCATTGGATTGTTTTCCTTTGCCAACGAGTGTGATAAGTCATATGGTAAATGATGGAAGTTATTTATCAAGAATAACCAAAGATACTGGAAAGCCGAGGGATGGGAAAATTGAAGTTGCTAGAGTTCATAAAGACAAAAATCCAGAAGTTCAATTGGAATCCTTTTCCTTTCATGGCATTGTGTCATCTATTAAAAAACGTGCCAATATCTTATCTAGAACTGCCAGACCACATCATCCTGGTCATAACGCGGCTAAAGCCTTGCAGCTATTGGACCAAGCTCTCATGCATGGAGATATTGGAGTTTCTTACAAGTTGCTCTTTGAAAATCTTTGGGATGGACCTGTTGCTGAACGATGGCTTGCAGAAGTGAGCCCCTGTTTGCATATGTCACTGAAATATATTGATACAGTGAATTCATCATTACTCTGTTCTGTCTTCTTCATTTGTGAGTGGGCAACTTGTGAATTTAGGGATTTTCGTACTGTTCCTCCTCATGGATTGAAATTCTCTGGTAAAAAAGACTTCTCTCAGATATTTTTGGCTATGCGACTTCTAAAATTAAAGGCGAGTaatattcaaaaatatcattgctGCGATCGGACTAGAAAAGATTTTTCAGGTAGTTTTGAGAGCCCTAGTCCTTTGCACGATGTTATTGTATGTTGGATTGATCAACATGAAGTACATAATGGAGAAGGTTTTAAGCGACTGCAACTTTTGATAAGAGAATGTATGGTGTCTGGTATCTTTTGCCCCCCGGTATATGTCAGGCAGCTGATTGTAAGTGGAATAATGGATGGGAATGGTTCTATGACTGACCTGGAAAGATGTAAGAGACACCACAAAATCTTAAAGCAGTTGCCACCTCCCTATGTAATGGAAGTTTTGAAAGAAGCTCATATTGTTGAATCACCTGAAATTTTGGAGGCAATGAATGTGTACTCAAATGAACGCCGACTGGTACTTCATAGGCTATCAGGACACAATAAAACTACAGCCAAGATAAACATTTCTGAGAAGAAAAGAAAGGATCGTCGTGGTTCTCAAGTTGGAAATGCCTCTTCATCTTCTATCGATCAATGGTGTTTAAAGGGAACATCCTATTCATCAAGCACAAATGTTGACAATGATACTCAGCTAGAAGAATTAAAGGCTTCCATCTCTGCACTATTGCAATTTCCAACTTCATTCTTGACAGAAGCTGGAGTTGATGAATCTCAAGGTAGTCTGCAGAAGCCGGTTGGGGAAAATAGTAAATCAGATGTCACTGAAGAAATAGCCGGATGTGAAGAATGCAGGAGAGTGAAGAGACAAAAATTGAGCGAGGAACAGAGCTGGTACGCACAGTCAAGTTTAGCGGATGAAGAAGAATTATGGTGGGTTAGAAAGGGTATGAAATTTACAGATACATATAAAGCAGAACCACCTCCCAAGCCTGTCAAGTTGGCATCAAGGGGTAGGCAGAAATCTGGCCGTAAAACTCAAAGTCTTTCACAATTAGCTGCTGCCCGAATTGAAGGTAGCCAGGGAGCATCCACGAGCCATGTGAGTGAAAGTAGGATAGGGTGCCCACACCATAGAATTGGTTTTGATGATGTGGCAAAATCAGTTGGGACCAGAAAGCCACACTCTGTAGATGTTGTTTCAATAGGAAAACTGCTGAAGCAGATGCGATTTCTAGAGAAGAGGACAATGGCTGTATGGTTGATATCCTCTGTAAAGCAGCTTATAGAAGAGGCTGAAAAGACTGCAACCAAGATTGGTCAATATGGTAGGACTTTTCAGGCTGCTGAAGATCGATGCTCCACTCGATGGAGGCTTGGTGAAGATGAACTATCAGCAATTTTATACATCATGGATGTTTGTAATGAATTAGTTTCAGCAACAAGATTTCTCTTATGGTTGTTGCAAAAACTTCCTGGCAATACTAGTTCTACCACCCCAACTCACGGAAGAAATACCCTGATGCTTCCTAGAGCGGCGGAACACCATGCTTGTGAAGCGGGGGagccatttcttttatcatCCATACGAAG GTACGAGAATATAATTGTCGCAGCTGATCTTATACCTGAAACCTTGTCTGCCACAATGGATCGTTGTGCTTCTGTCTTGGCTTCTAATGGCCGGCTTTCTGGTTCACCAACTTTAGTTTATGCTCGTTATCTTTTGAGAAGGTATAGCAATGTAGGTAGTGTTGTTGAATGGGAGAAGACCTTCAAATCTTCTTGTGATAAAAGACTTGGTTCTGAACTTGAATCTGGAAGATCTTTGGAAGGGGACTGTAGCTTCCCCCTTGGAGTCCCCAACGGTGTGGAAGATCTTGATGATTATTTCCGGCAAAAGATAACTGGTGTTCGACTGTCTAGAGTTGGGTTGAGCATGAAAGAGATTGCACAAAGAATTGTAAATGAATCTTCTCACTACTTTTACAACAAAGATAGAAAGCCTTTTGGACCTGGGACAAACAAAAATTCTAGCATGGAGAAGTGGGATGATGGCTATAAGATTGCTCAACAGTTAGTGGTGGGGCTGATGGACTGCATGAGACAAACTGGTGGAGCTGCACAGGAAGGCGACCCTTCACTGGTGTCATCTGCTATTGCCGCAATTGTTAATAACGTTGGACAATCGATTGCTAGAATTCCTGATTTAGTGGCTAGCAATTATCACCTAAATGCTCCTTCCCCTTCCCCTTCTAGCCCACTACATGTTGCCCGACGGCTTTTACGTGTACATATCACATGCCTATGCATATTGAAGGAAGCACTCGGGGACCGCCAAAGCCGGGTCTTTGAGGTTGCTCTTGCTACAGAAGCTTCCTCAGTTCTCATGCAAGCTTTTGCCCCTGGGAAAGCTCCTCGTAACCATGTTCAGCTGTCTCCTGATGCCCATGACTTTGATACAAATTTAACCAACGAAAGTGCAAACCATTTTAATAAAGGGATTCTTGGAAGAACTGCGAGAACTACGGCTGCTGTTTCTGCACTCATTATTGGGGCAATTCTTCAAGGAGTCGCTAGCCTGGAGAGAATGGTTTCCCTTTTCAAATTGAAGGAAGGGTTGGATCTAATTCAGTTGGCAAGGAGTTTGAAATCCAATGCGAATGGAAATGCACGCTCGACGGGGGTTTTAAAGGTGGAAAATTTGATTGAAGTTTCTGTGAACTGGTTTAGGGTGCTTGTGGGGAACTGCAGAACTGTTTCAGATGGATTCATTGTTGAGCTCTTGGGTGAAGCCTCGATTGTAGCTCTTTCCAGAATGCAGCGGATGTTACCTGTGGACTTAGTTTTTCCTCCAGCCTTTTCCATATTTTCTTTTGTCATATGGAGGCCCATCCTGGATGTTAGCATTGGAGTACGTGAAGATCTTCATCAGCTTTATCAATCCATGTTTGTCACAATGAGTGATGCCATAAAGCACCTGCCATTTCGTGAGATATGTCTTAGGGACACTTGTGGGTTATATAATCCCATGTCAGCGGATACCCTTGTCTCTGAATTTGTGTCCGTGCTAGAATCTATTGGTTCAGACATCAGTTTTAAAATTGCTGTCATGATCCCTCTCCGTTCTAGGCTTTTTCTTGATTCCCTCATAGATTGTAAAATGCCGCAGCCTGTGATTAAATTGGATGATGGGAATTGGATCTCTAGTCAAGGTGAGTTGAAAAAACTTTGTGCAGACAATGTGAAAAAGCTTATGGGCAAACTTATACATGTTTTGGATACCCTTCAACCTGCTAGATTTCATTGGCAGTGGGTTGAGCTCAGGCTTCTGCTAAATGAGCAGGCTATCAATGAAAAGATGGAAAATGACATCCCCTTGACAGAGGCTATAAGATCTTTCTCGTCTGGTTCTGACAAACATGCTGCTTCTGAAAATGAGAGcaattttgtccaaatcatcCTCACCAGGTTATTGGTCAGGCCTGATGCTGCGCCCTTGTTCTCCGAGGTTGTCCATCTTTTGGGGAAGTCACTGGAGGACTCCATGCTCTCACAGGCAAAATGGTTGTTGAGAGGCTGGGAAGTTCTCTATGGGAAAAAATCAATTAGACAGAAAGTAATAAATATTGCTGCTGAGCTGAAAGAACCCTGTATGAAACCCCAGTTCTGGAAGCCATGGGGATGGTGCCCTCCTGATTCAAATCCAGTGATCAACAGAGCAGAAAAATGGAAATCTGAAGCTGGTGCCCTTGAAGAAGGAGAAGTGGTAGATGATGGATCTGACTTTAATCAGTTTGGAAAAGGACCTGGGATTTTGGATGTGGAAGGCTTTATTGTCAGTCAGCAGCACGTGACCGAGAGAGCTCTTATCAAACTAGTTCTCCCGTGTTTGGATCAAGGCTCTGATGACTTGCGTAGTAATTTTGCTAGTGAAATGATCAAGCAGATGAGTAATATTGAACAACAAATAAATACAGTTACTCATGGCATTGGAAAGCAAGCTGCAGCACCCGTTCCTACAATAGGAAGTCCTGCAAATAAAAGTAGCACCAGGAAGAGTGGGAAAAGTGGCAGTCCTGGAATATCCAGACAATCGACTGGGTCAGCTGATACTGTTCCACCTTCTCCCGCGGCATTGCGAGCCTCCTTGACGTTGCGATTGCAGTTCCTTCTCAGATTATTGCCTCTTATTTGTGCTGACAG GGAGCCTTCAGGACGTAATATGAGATATACCCTTGCTCTGGTGATTTTACGCCTCCTTGGAAGCAGGGTTGTGCATGAAGATGCCGGTCATTTTGTTAATCCTGCTTTTGTTTCATCTAAAAGAGATGTAGACTCTTTTATGGAGATTTCATCAACTGCTGCTGTACTTTTATCTGGGGATAGTTTATTTGATTGTTTACTGTTAGTGCTACATGTGCTATTGAGCAGCCATCAGCCAAGCTGGTTGAGGTTTAAGTCTGAATCCAAGCCTACTGAATGCAGTAAGGAGTATGCTGTTTTTGATCGTGAAGCGGCTCAAAGCATGCAG AATGATTTGGATCGCATGGAATTACCACAGACCATTCGGTGGCGCATTCAAACTGCCATGCCGATTCTTCGTCCCTCTGTTCAGTGCTCAATCTCTTGCCAACCCCCATCAGTTCCATCCGATGCCCTTGCTTTTCTACAGCCCAGCCATTCATTAACCATGTTAAATCGTAGTAATACAAGCCCGCCTCAGAGGAATACAGTCTTGCCAAGTCGTTCCACCCCAAATGTGAAATCCAATCTGCAGTCATTGCAGCAAGACCTTGAAATGGAGATTGACAGATGGATCCTGTTAGAGGATGGAGCTGGATCGAGCCATCCTTCAGTCAGCTCTGCTGGAATTAGTGGCACTGATTATACTAACTTAAAGGCATCCAATTGGCTCAGGGGGGCAGTGAGAATGAGGAAAACAGATCTCACGTATATTGGAACAGTAGATGAAGACAGCTGA
- the LOC140962768 gene encoding beta-amylase 7-like, with product MQRFSASEEDDDEMDMDVKEEDEDDDYDDEEEKKMGTPTVVGVDVGIVSMSGNKRFMQHHLYQDQPTPQGGGSRRWRPQEEKERTKLRERQRRAITAKMLAGLRRHGNYKLRVRADINDVIAALALEAGWVVLPDGTTFPSRSQVARPTAAPSATATSSSTHMPVQHTSPPSLRGIPPDHQNTVSHDASHVKGVFFPTSSPYNVSPVDRSQTSAIIGDGGEMKNDPLLGGPINTVDNRQVVDVPTKLQERDFAGTPHVPVYVMLPLGVINMKCELVDPDGLVKQLKVLKSINVDGAMVDCWWGVVEAHAPQEYNWNGYKRLFQILQELKMKLRVLIAFHECGGNVGDDVCIPLPHWVAEIGRSNPDIFFTDRLGRRNTECLSWGIDKERLLRGRTAVEVYFDFMRSFRVEFDEFFEDGIISMIVIGLGPCGELRYPSTPVKHGWRYPGIGEFQCYDQYLLKSLRKAAELRGHSFWARGPDNTGFYNSRPQETGFFCDGGDYDGYYGRFFLSWYSQVLVDHCDRVLFLAKLAFEGTCIATKLSGIHWWYKTASHAAELTAGFYNSCNRDGYVSVMAMLKRHGATLCFMSSEIGMFDNHVNFSEALADPEGLAWQVLNAAWDGCIPVASQNSLSCHDREDYNYLLEKAKPISDPDGRHFSSFTYLRLNQLLFEPQKFIEFERFVKRMHGEAVLEYQTSSE from the exons ATGCAGAGATTTTCAGCTAGCGAAGAAGATGACGATGAAATGGACATGGATGTGAAAgaggaagatgaagatgatgattACGACGATGAAGAAGAGAAGAAGATGGGTACACCCACGGTGGTTGGTGTTGACGTGGGCATTGTATCTATGAGTGGTAACAAAAGGTTTATGCAGCATCATCTATATCAAGATCAACCAACTCCTCAGGGAGGAGGGTCTCGAAGGTGGAGGCCACAGGAAGAGAAAGAGAGAACAAAGCTTCGAGAGCGACAACGCAGAGCAATCACAGCAAAGATGTTGGCTGGGCTTCGACGACATGGGAACTACAAGCTTAGAGTTAGAGCTGACATTAATGATGTCATAGCTGCTTTGGCACTGGAAGCAGGTTGGGTCGTTCTTCCCGATGGAACCACCTTCCCTTCCAGGTCACAG GTGGCAAGACCTACCGCTGCGCCAAGCGCCACAGCGACTTCATCCTCTACACATATGCCGGTGCAACATACTTCACCTCCTTCCTTGAGAGGCATTCCCCCTGACCATCAAAACACTGTCAGTCATGATGCATCTCACGTGAAAGGAGTTTTTTTTCCCACTTCATCTCCTTACAATGTATCTCCAGTTGACAGATCGCAAACTTCGGCCATTATTGGAGACGGAGGAGAGATGAAGAATGATCCTCTCCTTGGAGGTCCCATAAATACAGTTGACAACAGGCAG GTTGTCGATGTACCCACAAAATTACAGGAGCGTGATTTTGCTGGCACTCCCCATGTTCCAGTTTATGTCATGCTGCCA CTGGGTGTCATCAATATGAAGTGCGAGCTTGTTGATCCAGATGGTCTGGTGAAGCAACTTAAAGTCTTGAAGTCGATCAATGTGGATGGTGCTATGGTGGATTGTTGGTGGGGTGTAGTCGAAGCTCATGCACCCCAAGAATATAACTGGAATGGCTACAAGAGGTTGTTTCAAATTTTACAAGAGCTGAAAATGAAGTTACGA GTTCTGATCGCTTTTCATGAATGTGGAGGGAATGTTGGGGATGATGTTTGTATTCCATTGCCTCACTGGGTGGCTGAAATTGGTCGAAGCAATCCAGACATATTTTTCACGGACAGATTGGGAAGGCGAAACACTGAGTGTCTGTCTTGGGGTATTGATAAGGAAAGATTATTGAGAGGACGAACGGCTGTAGAG GTCTACTTTGATTTTATGAGAAGCTTTCGGGTTGAGTTTGATGAGTTTTTTGAGGATGGTATCATATCTATGATAGTTATTGGACTTGGTCCATGTGGAGAGCTGAGATACCCCTCTACTCCAGTGAAGCATGGTTGGAGATATCCTGGTATCGGCGAATTTCAG TGCTATGATCAGTATTTGTTGAAAAGCTTGCGGAAAGCAGCTGAACTAAGAGGACACTCTTTTTGGGCACGAGGGCCTGATAATACCGGTTTCTATAATTCCCGGCCTCAGGAAACAGGATTTTTCTGTGATGGTGGAGATTATGATGGCTATTATGGCAGGTTTTTCCTTAGTTGGTACTCTCAGGTTTTAGTTGATCATTGTGATCGAGTGCTTTTTCTGGCTAAATTAGCTTTTGAAGGAACCTGCATTGCTACAAAG CTATCAGGTATTCATTGGTGGTACAAGACTGCTAGTCATGCTGCTGAATTAACTGCTGGATTCTATAATTCGTGCAACCGTGATGGCTATGTTTCTGTTATGGCAATGCTAAAGAGGCATGGGGCTACTTTGTGCTTTATGTCGTCTGAAATTGGCATGTTTGATAATCATGTGAATTTCTCCGAAGCTTTGGCTGATCCTGAGGGTTTGGCTTGGCAA GTGTTGAATGCCGCCTGGGATGGTTGCATACCAGTTGCCAGTCAGAATTCTCTTTCCTGCCACGACAGG